The following are encoded in a window of Corythoichthys intestinalis isolate RoL2023-P3 chromosome 8, ASM3026506v1, whole genome shotgun sequence genomic DNA:
- the LOC130920436 gene encoding chymotrypsin A-like has product MAFLWILSCLAFVGAAYGCGSPAISPVITGYSRIVNGEEAVPHSWPWQVSLQDYTGFHFCGGSLINENWVVTAAHCNVRTSHRVVLGEHDRSSTAEDIQVMRVGRVFKHPRYNGFTINNDILLIKLASPAQMNMRVSPVCVAESGDNFPGSMKCVTTGWGLTRHNAPDTPSLLQQASLPLLSNEQCRRFWGNKISSLMICAGASGASSCMGDSGGPLVCQKAGAWTLVGIVSWGSGTCTPTMPGVYARVTELRAWMDQTIAAN; this is encoded by the exons ATGGCCTTCCTGTGGATCCTCTCGTGCCTCGCCTTCGTCGGTGCCGCCTACG GTTGCGGCTCCCCCGCCATCTCTCCCGTGATCACGGGTTACTCTCGCATCGTCAACGGTGAGGAAGCCGTGCCACACTCCTGGCCCTGGCAGGTGTCTCTGCAG GACTATACAGGTTTCCACTTTTGCGGTGGCTCCCTGATCAACGAGAACTGGGTGGTGACGGCCGCCCACTGCAACGTCAG GACTTCCCACCGTGTCGTTCTGGGCGAGCATGACCGTTCGTCTACCGCTGAGGACATCCAGGTCATGAGGGTCGGCAGG GTGTTCAAGCACCCCCGCTACAACGGCTTCACCATCAACAACGACATTCTGCTCATCAAGTTGGCCAGCCCGGCCCAAATGAACATGCGCGTATCACCCGTCTGCGTGGCAGAGTCTGGAGACAACTTccctggaagcatgaagtgcgtcACCACTGGCTGGGGACTGACCCGTCACAACG CCCCCGACACGCCGTCCCTCCTCCAGCAGGCCTCCCTGCCTCTCCTGTCCAATGAGCAGTGCCGTAGATTCTGGGGCAACAAGATCAGCAGCCTGATGATCTGTGCTGGAGCCTCTGGAGCTTCATCCTGCATG GGTGACTCTGGCGGCCCCCTGGTCTGCCAGAAGGCTGGCGCTTGGACCCTGGTGGGCATTGTGTCCTGGGGCAGCGGAACCTGCACACCCACCATGCCCGGTGTCTACGCCCGCGTCACCGAGCTGCGCGCCTGGATGGACCAGACCATCGCCGCCAACTAA